Proteins found in one Bacteroidota bacterium genomic segment:
- a CDS encoding class I SAM-dependent rRNA methyltransferase — protein sequence MPKVVTLRKNEERRITNGHLWAFSNEILSIAGEPAAGDIVELRTHSGGLLGTGFYNPGSLIAVRLLTRLEEEIDFRFFARRIEAALLLRRTLYQESETFRLIHGESDFLPGLIVDKYNDQLAIQALSYGMDRRLTLICDVLESIFHPASIVERNDAPVRSLEGLEQRKGILRGAASPARITEHGVEYTVDLLEGQKTGFFLDQRENRHAIRRYAAGRRVLDCFCNEGGFALNAAASGASEVTGIDVSERAITRAAENSSRNKLPVSPSFVKADSFDYMKEAVARGEQFDLVILDPPSFAKSKKSVRKAKKGYKELHSYAYRLLRPNGILATASCSHHVFEETFLEIIHDSARAAGKTISLLEWRGASPDHPVLPGMQETRYLKFAVVAVRA from the coding sequence GTGCCTAAAGTCGTCACGTTGAGGAAAAATGAAGAGCGCCGGATCACCAACGGCCACCTCTGGGCGTTCAGCAATGAAATCCTGAGCATCGCGGGCGAGCCGGCGGCTGGAGATATCGTCGAGCTGCGCACCCACTCCGGCGGGCTTCTGGGGACCGGGTTTTACAATCCCGGCTCCCTGATCGCGGTGCGGCTTCTCACGCGGCTGGAGGAAGAGATCGACTTCCGTTTCTTCGCGAGGAGGATCGAAGCCGCCCTCCTCCTCCGGCGCACGCTTTACCAGGAGTCCGAAACCTTCCGCCTCATCCACGGCGAGAGCGATTTCCTTCCCGGCCTCATCGTCGACAAATACAACGACCAGCTTGCGATTCAGGCGCTCTCCTACGGCATGGACAGGCGGCTCACGTTGATCTGCGACGTGCTCGAATCGATCTTCCATCCGGCCTCGATCGTCGAGCGGAACGATGCGCCGGTCCGCTCGCTGGAGGGACTCGAGCAGCGGAAAGGAATCCTGAGAGGAGCGGCGTCTCCGGCGCGCATCACCGAACACGGAGTGGAGTATACCGTCGACCTCCTGGAGGGCCAGAAGACGGGATTCTTCCTGGATCAGCGCGAGAACCGCCACGCCATCCGGCGCTACGCGGCGGGCCGCCGGGTCCTCGATTGTTTTTGCAACGAGGGAGGTTTTGCCCTGAATGCTGCCGCCTCCGGCGCTTCGGAAGTGACCGGCATTGACGTCTCCGAGCGCGCAATCACGAGGGCGGCCGAGAACTCCTCCCGCAACAAACTCCCCGTGAGCCCCTCCTTCGTCAAAGCCGATTCCTTCGACTACATGAAGGAAGCGGTCGCCAGGGGCGAACAGTTCGACCTTGTCATTTTGGACCCTCCCTCCTTTGCGAAAAGCAAAAAATCCGTCCGCAAGGCGAAGAAGGGTTACAAGGAACTCCACTCGTACGCCTACAGGCTGTTAAGGCCGAACGGCATCCTCGCAACCGCCTCCTGCTCTCACCACGTGTTCGAAGAGACGTTTCTCGAGATCATCCACGATTCCGCCCGCGCCGCGGGAAAGACGATCAGCCTCCTGGAATGGCGCGGCGCTTCCCCCGACCATCCCGTGCTCCCCGGCATGCAGGAAACCCGGTATCTGAAATTTGCGGTAGTCGCCGTGCGGGCGTAA
- a CDS encoding Gfo/Idh/MocA family oxidoreductase yields MSRLRVGVIGVGHLGSLHAKMLSGIPEALLVGVLDADRSRADAIAAETGAASFGTPGELLGSVEAVIIAAPTSEHFELARRAVDAGVHLFVEKPMTTTVAQARTLVDLARAKNLKLQVGHIERFNPALLALEKYRLAPMFIESHRLAQFNPRGTDVAVVLDLMIHDIDIIVSLVRSPVAEIEANGVAVVSDTIDIANARIRFENGCVANVTASRISQKKMRKMRLFQKDAYISIDFSEGAAEVFRLRNDGDAEEGNNTLLLGEIESGAVKRKIVYEQPEVKEVNALQHELERFIRAVQRDEEPAVTGEEGLRALQLAHDIMIRIQGQPLTL; encoded by the coding sequence ATGAGCCGTCTGCGGGTGGGCGTCATCGGAGTCGGGCACCTCGGGTCCCTCCACGCGAAGATGCTCTCCGGGATCCCCGAGGCGCTCCTGGTGGGGGTGCTGGATGCCGACCGGTCCAGGGCCGACGCGATCGCCGCCGAAACGGGCGCCGCGTCCTTCGGGACTCCCGGCGAACTCCTCGGGTCCGTCGAAGCTGTCATCATCGCCGCTCCGACGAGCGAGCATTTTGAACTCGCCCGCCGGGCGGTCGATGCGGGAGTCCATCTCTTCGTCGAGAAACCGATGACCACCACAGTCGCGCAGGCTCGGACGCTGGTGGACCTCGCGCGGGCGAAGAACCTCAAGCTTCAGGTGGGGCATATCGAGCGGTTCAATCCGGCGCTCCTGGCGCTGGAGAAGTACCGTCTGGCGCCGATGTTCATCGAATCACACAGGCTCGCGCAGTTCAACCCCCGGGGCACCGACGTGGCCGTCGTGCTCGATCTCATGATCCACGACATCGACATCATCGTGAGCCTGGTGCGCTCCCCGGTGGCGGAGATTGAAGCCAACGGCGTCGCGGTGGTCTCCGATACGATCGACATCGCCAACGCCCGCATCCGGTTCGAGAACGGCTGCGTGGCGAACGTAACGGCGAGCAGGATTTCCCAGAAAAAAATGCGGAAAATGCGCCTCTTCCAGAAAGACGCATATATCTCGATCGATTTCTCCGAGGGCGCGGCGGAGGTGTTCCGTCTTCGGAACGACGGCGACGCGGAGGAAGGGAACAACACGCTCCTGCTCGGCGAAATCGAGTCGGGCGCGGTCAAGAGAAAAATCGTGTACGAGCAGCCGGAGGTGAAGGAGGTCAACGCCCTTCAGCACGAACTGGAGCGGTTCATCCGCGCCGTCCAGCGCGACGAGGAACCGGCCGTCACCGGGGAAGAGGGCCTGCGGGCGTTGCAGCTCGCGCACGACATCATGATACGCATCCAGGGGCAACCGCTGACGCTCTGA
- a CDS encoding T9SS type A sorting domain-containing protein, giving the protein MKKSLNLFTTLFAFAVIFAGLGGPNRFIDRSPDTSSPEADREERTGAMPSLDFWTRSRAYPGADIPSAKYYRAYLDAKRQVREISSVLAAGATWDPIGPTNLQGRCISVALNPMNPATVYVGSASGGLWKSYTGGLGADWRQVKLGYPALGISAIVVDPTDSNTVYLGTGEVYRYQAALGGLVIRTTRGSYGIGILKTTDGGTTWTKSLDWTSNQERGVQVIKANPLNPRTLWAGTTEGLLKSTDAGASWTGLLDYGSLTMAEDIAINSADTDRVMVSIGNLDPLSAIWRTLDGGTTWEVVFSNGSTGKTLLDVYEAHPDVVYASVADSTTGIGALWRTTNFGESWSKLSDQSTGPSFGQQGWYSHFVAVHPADSSRIIHAAVSAGSSLDGGRSFNSSGGLYSDNHAFARDPQNPEIVYVVNDDGVYRTTDFGFTFASVGDGMQTGQLYNGFSNSEQDSLFAVTQSQDHIPGYLYHGNRVWSRGVSDEVGWTAVDPTNDQIVYADNRNGSSVCRSDNRGVSFSTCMGFGGTGGWNSPFALSRSNPSTLYFANQRVYKTTNQGNTWSVTNSGIMLDGDPALSMAIAPTSPDTVFVGVAPVSARARLFRTVNGGASWSDVTGTLPDRYPLDVVVDPADSRVVYAAFGGFGSGHLFKSIDAGASWADISGSLPDMPTSAVAIDPLHTNIVYAGNDMGVYASTDAGSTWSAFGEGLPDAVIVADLAISPSNRALRVATHGNGVYERKLIGELPPDFLDIKAAQLVAPADGATSDLGLTVTPIRARFRNIGSVAHPDSFNVQYRILRGQTELYSDTRRTAGMNLAEERDVTFAGGFNPPDTGVYTLEAISLSGDQAPGDDTLRGSMTVLSAADVSSFLVSKLGCPYTEISGGAPGPSGDDVQSIMALPFPFQYDRFFYDSVQISTNGWMEFGTGARGSVRGLSTAAQIGGFFRVVMSTTDRPTKVLGPWWSDLYTGGTTGVISTATEGTAPARVFVVQWKNMPPCCSSVNATLLNFQIRLHETTNIVEFDYGPAVLSSFDGTGAFTGMKDYVGGDYRYFDIAKGGTGLAVEAVTGLHPATGWPGHDSCYRIDTNTPATGVSRDREIPTAFNLSQNFPNPFNPVTSITVGVPGRSRLRLLVYDLLGRNVMTLADGVYDAGSYMFSADFRGLASGIYFYRLEAGSFVQVKKLVLAR; this is encoded by the coding sequence ATGAAAAAGTCGTTGAACCTGTTTACCACTCTCTTCGCATTCGCCGTCATCTTCGCCGGCCTGGGCGGGCCCAACCGCTTCATCGACCGGAGTCCGGACACCTCCAGCCCCGAGGCGGACCGGGAAGAACGGACAGGCGCAATGCCCTCGCTTGATTTTTGGACGCGATCTCGAGCCTACCCGGGGGCGGACATCCCGTCCGCGAAATACTACCGCGCCTACCTCGACGCAAAACGCCAGGTCCGGGAAATCTCTTCGGTCCTGGCCGCCGGGGCCACCTGGGACCCGATCGGACCGACGAACCTTCAGGGCCGTTGCATCAGCGTGGCGCTCAATCCCATGAATCCCGCCACCGTCTATGTCGGGTCGGCGAGCGGGGGATTATGGAAGTCTTACACGGGAGGCCTCGGCGCCGACTGGCGTCAGGTCAAGCTCGGGTACCCCGCGCTCGGAATTTCGGCGATCGTCGTCGATCCAACCGATTCGAACACCGTCTATCTCGGCACCGGAGAGGTCTACCGCTACCAGGCTGCTCTGGGCGGATTGGTGATCCGGACCACGCGCGGAAGTTACGGGATCGGCATTTTGAAAACGACCGACGGAGGGACAACCTGGACCAAGAGCCTCGACTGGACATCCAATCAGGAACGGGGTGTGCAGGTGATAAAAGCCAATCCTCTCAACCCCCGGACTCTCTGGGCCGGAACGACCGAGGGTCTCCTGAAATCGACCGACGCGGGCGCAAGCTGGACCGGGCTCCTCGACTACGGCTCGCTGACGATGGCGGAAGACATCGCGATCAATTCCGCCGATACGGACAGGGTGATGGTCTCCATCGGAAACCTCGACCCGTTGAGCGCGATCTGGCGCACGCTGGACGGCGGGACAACCTGGGAGGTGGTCTTTTCCAACGGCTCGACCGGCAAGACGCTTCTCGACGTCTATGAGGCGCATCCCGATGTCGTCTATGCAAGCGTCGCCGACAGCACGACCGGAATCGGCGCCCTTTGGAGGACGACCAATTTCGGCGAGAGCTGGTCAAAGCTAAGCGATCAGTCGACGGGTCCCAGTTTCGGGCAGCAGGGATGGTATTCCCATTTCGTGGCGGTCCACCCCGCGGACTCGAGCAGAATCATCCACGCGGCCGTGAGCGCAGGATCCTCGCTCGACGGCGGCAGGTCGTTCAATTCGAGCGGCGGGCTCTATTCCGATAATCACGCGTTCGCCCGCGACCCGCAGAATCCGGAGATCGTCTATGTGGTGAACGACGACGGAGTCTACAGGACGACCGATTTTGGATTCACATTTGCGAGCGTCGGCGACGGGATGCAGACCGGTCAACTCTACAACGGTTTTTCAAATTCCGAGCAGGACTCGCTCTTCGCGGTGACCCAGTCGCAGGACCACATTCCCGGCTACCTCTACCACGGGAACCGGGTATGGTCCCGCGGCGTGAGCGATGAGGTCGGATGGACGGCGGTCGACCCGACAAACGACCAGATCGTCTATGCGGACAATCGCAACGGAAGCTCTGTCTGCAGATCGGACAACCGGGGGGTCTCTTTTTCCACATGTATGGGGTTCGGCGGCACCGGGGGGTGGAACTCCCCCTTTGCTCTCTCCCGCTCGAATCCGTCCACGCTCTACTTCGCAAACCAGAGAGTGTACAAGACCACGAACCAGGGGAACACGTGGAGCGTGACGAATAGCGGCATCATGCTCGACGGCGACCCGGCGCTCTCGATGGCGATCGCGCCCACGAGCCCGGACACGGTCTTTGTCGGAGTCGCGCCCGTTTCCGCTCGGGCCCGTCTCTTCCGCACGGTGAACGGCGGAGCCTCATGGAGCGACGTGACAGGAACCCTGCCCGACCGCTATCCGCTCGACGTCGTGGTGGATCCGGCCGATTCCCGCGTGGTGTACGCGGCGTTCGGGGGGTTCGGATCGGGCCATCTCTTCAAGTCGATTGACGCGGGCGCGAGCTGGGCGGATATCAGCGGTTCGCTCCCCGACATGCCGACATCCGCGGTCGCGATCGATCCGCTCCATACGAATATCGTCTATGCGGGAAACGACATGGGGGTCTATGCGTCGACGGACGCCGGCTCAACCTGGTCGGCGTTCGGCGAGGGCCTGCCCGACGCGGTCATCGTGGCCGACCTTGCTATTTCTCCCTCGAACAGGGCTCTCAGGGTCGCGACCCACGGGAACGGCGTCTACGAACGGAAGCTGATCGGTGAACTGCCGCCCGACTTTCTGGATATCAAGGCCGCGCAACTTGTGGCACCCGCGGATGGCGCGACCAGCGATCTTGGCCTGACGGTGACGCCGATCCGGGCGCGGTTCAGGAACATCGGTTCCGTCGCCCATCCCGATTCGTTCAACGTGCAATACCGCATCCTCCGGGGCCAGACAGAACTCTACTCCGACACCCGCCGCACCGCGGGGATGAATTTGGCGGAGGAGAGGGATGTGACATTCGCAGGCGGTTTTAATCCGCCGGACACGGGTGTGTACACGCTGGAGGCGATCTCCCTTTCGGGAGATCAGGCCCCCGGCGACGATACTCTGAGAGGGAGCATGACGGTTCTCTCGGCCGCCGACGTGTCCTCGTTTCTCGTCAGCAAGCTGGGTTGCCCCTATACCGAGATCTCCGGCGGGGCGCCCGGTCCGAGCGGAGACGATGTGCAAAGCATCATGGCGCTCCCGTTCCCTTTTCAGTACGACCGGTTCTTCTATGACTCCGTTCAGATCAGCACGAACGGGTGGATGGAATTCGGCACGGGAGCGAGGGGGTCGGTGAGGGGGTTGTCGACGGCCGCGCAGATCGGAGGTTTTTTCAGGGTGGTGATGTCCACGACCGATCGTCCGACGAAAGTGCTCGGGCCCTGGTGGTCCGACTTATACACCGGTGGTACGACGGGGGTCATCAGCACCGCTACGGAAGGAACGGCCCCGGCGCGCGTCTTCGTCGTCCAGTGGAAAAACATGCCCCCCTGCTGCAGCTCCGTCAACGCCACGCTGCTCAATTTTCAGATCCGGCTCCATGAAACGACCAACATCGTCGAGTTCGATTACGGGCCTGCGGTCCTCTCCTCGTTCGACGGAACCGGCGCGTTCACGGGAATGAAGGATTACGTCGGAGGAGATTACCGTTACTTCGACATTGCGAAAGGGGGCACAGGGCTTGCCGTTGAAGCCGTGACGGGGCTTCACCCCGCGACAGGCTGGCCGGGGCATGACAGCTGCTACCGGATCGATACGAATACGCCGGCGACAGGAGTAAGCAGGGACCGCGAGATTCCCACGGCATTCAACTTGAGCCAGAATTTTCCGAACCCCTTCAATCCGGTCACGTCCATCACGGTCGGAGTGCCGGGGAGGAGCCGCCTCAGGCTGCTGGTTTACGATCTGCTCGGAAGGAACGTGATGACGCTGGCGGACGGGGTGTATGATGCGGGGTCGTACATGTTCAGCGCCGATTTCCGGGGCCTTGCGAGCGGCATCTATTTTTACCGTCTCGAGGCGGGTTCGTTCGTACAGGTGAAAAAGCTTGTTCTTGCAAGATGA
- a CDS encoding class I fructose-bisphosphate aldolase translates to MTSQDIEKMLGADAKSLLEHTCKGIPKSMLHTPGPDYVERIYAQSDRPTPVLKSLNWLIHQGRLAHTGYLSILPVDQGIEHSAGASFAPNPIYFDPENIVRLAMDGGCNAVASTLGVLGSVARKYSHKIPFILKINHNEFLSYPNSYDQIMFGRVKQAFDMGAVAVGATIYFGSEESKRQIQEVGLAFQHAHELGMGTILWCYLRNAAFKTPEKDYHLAADLTGQANHLGVTIQADIIKQKLPENNGGFNALKFGKTSKKVYTDLSSDHPIDLCRYQVANCYMGRAGLINSGGASGENDMAEAVRTAVINKRAGGMGLISGRKAFQRPMKEGIAILNAIQDVYLSGDVTIA, encoded by the coding sequence ATGACCTCTCAAGATATCGAAAAAATGCTGGGCGCCGACGCGAAGAGCCTCCTCGAGCACACCTGCAAGGGGATCCCGAAGTCGATGCTCCATACTCCCGGGCCCGATTACGTCGAACGGATCTACGCGCAATCCGACAGGCCGACGCCGGTCCTGAAGAGCCTGAACTGGCTGATCCACCAGGGGCGGCTCGCGCACACGGGTTATCTCTCGATCCTGCCGGTGGACCAGGGCATCGAGCATTCGGCCGGCGCGTCGTTCGCCCCGAATCCGATTTACTTTGACCCGGAGAACATCGTCCGGCTCGCGATGGACGGGGGATGCAACGCGGTCGCCTCGACCCTCGGGGTCCTCGGGTCGGTCGCCCGGAAATATTCGCACAAAATCCCGTTCATTCTGAAGATCAACCATAACGAATTCCTCTCCTACCCGAATTCGTACGACCAGATCATGTTCGGGCGGGTCAAGCAGGCGTTCGACATGGGGGCGGTGGCCGTGGGCGCCACCATCTACTTCGGATCCGAGGAATCGAAACGCCAGATCCAGGAAGTCGGACTGGCGTTCCAGCATGCCCATGAGCTGGGGATGGGAACGATTCTCTGGTGCTACCTCCGGAACGCGGCGTTCAAGACCCCCGAGAAGGATTATCACCTCGCCGCCGACCTGACAGGCCAGGCGAACCATCTCGGCGTCACGATCCAGGCCGATATCATCAAGCAAAAACTTCCGGAGAACAACGGGGGTTTCAACGCCCTGAAGTTCGGGAAGACGAGCAAAAAGGTCTACACGGACCTCTCGAGCGATCATCCGATCGACCTCTGCCGGTATCAGGTTGCAAACTGCTACATGGGCAGGGCCGGGCTGATCAATTCGGGAGGCGCATCCGGAGAGAACGACATGGCGGAGGCTGTCCGGACCGCGGTGATCAACAAGCGCGCGGGCGGGATGGGCCTCATCTCCGGACGAAAGGCTTTCCAGCGTCCGATGAAGGAGGGAATCGCCATCCTGAATGCGATCCAGGATGTGTACCTCTCGGGCGACGTCACGATTGCCTGA
- a CDS encoding CCA tRNA nucleotidyltransferase yields MAGTSIPPGNPDQPKQVLIDDPMLLDAGRIADEEGIELYVVGGYVRDKLLERAVSDADLLVIGDGIGFAKLFARKSGGRQVVAFEKFGTAMIPFEERKLEFVSAREESYEASSRKPAVKRASLASDLARRDFSVNAIAVSLNRERRGEMVDPFDGVSDIARKVIRTPLAPDRTFDDDPLRMMRAIRFASQLDFAIDPPALESIVRNAGRITIVSQERVTDEFLKILRSKKPSVGLKLLHDTGLDKHVFPELVDLVGTEQRKDYHHKDVFLHTLKVVDNISENTGDVWLRFTALVHDIAKPRTKAFKEGTGWTFHGHEELGARMMKTVFRRMKLPLDKLPYVERLVRLHLRPMVLVSEEVTDSAVRRLLFEARELIDDLMTLCRADITSQNPGRVARYLRNYDIVMEKMREVEEKDRLRNWQPPVRGEEIMSVCGLEPGPVVGILKKRIEEAILEGEIPNEHDAALAYLLAIKDQVLQGTG; encoded by the coding sequence ATGGCCGGAACATCCATACCGCCCGGGAATCCGGATCAGCCGAAGCAGGTCCTCATCGACGATCCGATGCTCCTCGACGCCGGCCGTATCGCCGACGAAGAGGGGATCGAACTTTATGTGGTGGGGGGATACGTGCGGGACAAGCTTCTGGAGAGGGCCGTCTCCGACGCCGATCTTCTCGTCATCGGGGACGGCATAGGGTTTGCAAAATTGTTCGCCCGGAAATCGGGCGGGCGCCAGGTGGTCGCATTTGAGAAGTTCGGGACGGCGATGATCCCGTTCGAGGAGCGGAAGCTCGAATTCGTTTCGGCGCGCGAAGAGTCGTACGAAGCTTCGTCGCGAAAGCCGGCGGTGAAACGGGCGTCGCTTGCCAGCGACCTCGCCCGGAGGGACTTCAGCGTCAACGCGATCGCCGTGTCGCTCAACCGGGAGAGGCGGGGAGAGATGGTCGACCCGTTCGACGGCGTCTCCGACATCGCCCGGAAGGTCATCCGGACTCCGCTCGCGCCCGATCGCACCTTCGACGACGATCCCCTCCGCATGATGCGCGCGATCCGCTTCGCGTCGCAGCTCGATTTTGCGATCGACCCCCCGGCGCTTGAGTCCATCGTGCGCAACGCGGGCCGGATTACGATCGTTTCCCAGGAGAGGGTGACGGACGAGTTCCTGAAGATACTCCGGTCGAAGAAACCTTCCGTCGGGCTCAAGCTCCTCCACGATACCGGGCTCGACAAACATGTCTTTCCCGAGCTCGTCGATCTTGTCGGGACGGAGCAGCGGAAGGATTACCACCACAAGGATGTCTTCCTTCACACGCTCAAGGTGGTCGATAACATCTCGGAGAACACCGGGGACGTCTGGCTCCGGTTCACCGCGCTCGTGCACGACATCGCAAAACCGCGGACCAAGGCCTTCAAGGAGGGGACCGGCTGGACGTTCCACGGGCACGAGGAGCTGGGCGCCAGGATGATGAAAACGGTCTTCCGGAGGATGAAGCTTCCCCTCGACAAACTGCCGTACGTCGAACGGCTCGTCCGTTTGCACCTCCGGCCGATGGTCCTGGTGAGCGAGGAAGTGACCGATTCCGCCGTGCGAAGGCTCCTTTTTGAGGCGCGCGAGTTGATCGACGACCTGATGACGCTCTGCCGCGCCGATATCACTTCCCAGAACCCCGGGAGAGTTGCCCGGTACCTGAGAAATTACGATATTGTGATGGAGAAAATGCGCGAGGTAGAGGAGAAAGACCGTCTCCGCAACTGGCAGCCTCCCGTGCGCGGCGAAGAGATTATGAGCGTTTGCGGCCTCGAACCGGGTCCGGTCGTGGGAATCCTCAAGAAACGGATAGAGGAGGCGATTCTCGAGGGTGAGATTCCGAACGAGCACGATGCAGCTCTGGCCTACCTCCTGGCGATCAAGGATCAGGTCCTTCAGGGCACGGGCTGA